One part of the Lytechinus pictus isolate F3 Inbred chromosome 3, Lp3.0, whole genome shotgun sequence genome encodes these proteins:
- the LOC129258026 gene encoding glutamine--tRNA ligase-like gives MADALINLFVAAGLSAQKAKETAKNEILSKEFKNNIEKAKQANGEGEIDKSVGNLLYHVSTRLKDKKRTDFMIRYIAAKKINSEVQLTAALEYLKCNPVDPINIGDFEKACGVGVVVEPEDIEDEVNSSVVLV, from the exons ATGGCTGATGCGTTGATAAATCTTTTCGTTGCTGCTGGCTTAAGTGCTCAAAAGGCAAAGGAAACagctaaaaatgaaattttgtcaaaagAGTTCAAGAACAACATTGAAAAG GCAAAGCAAGCCAATGGTGAAGGAGAGATCGACAAGTCTGTTGGTAATCTGCTTTACCATGTCAGCACCAGACTAAAGGATAAGAAGAGGACAGATTTCATGATCCGCTACATCGCAGCTAAGAAGATAAACTCTGAAGTACAGCTGACTG CTGCTCTGGAATATCTGAAATGTAATCCTGTGGATCCTATCAATATAGGAGACTTTGAGAAAGCTTGTGGAGTAGGAGTAGTCGTTGAACCTGAGGATATTGAGGATGAGGTGAATAGTTCAGTTGTACTTGTATAA